One stretch of Gopherus flavomarginatus isolate rGopFla2 chromosome 2, rGopFla2.mat.asm, whole genome shotgun sequence DNA includes these proteins:
- the CHMP7 gene encoding charged multivesicular body protein 7 isoform X3, giving the protein MRQKLLVGIGSNMLRDIGNAALRESAWGHIVVGAGRPVCQKTLERRIRRGKLQRESDFIASVDCSWISWGVGIFILKPLKWTLSSVLGDSKVPEEEEVLIFVELLQEKAEEVYRLYQNSALSSHPVVVLSELRSLCASICPDERTFYLLLLQLQKEKRVTVMEQNREKIVKFARGLHAKVSPVNDVDIGVYQLMQSEQLLSQKVESLSQEAERCKEDARSACRAGKKQLALRYLKSKRRTERRIEELLSKLDAVQGILDRIYASQTDQMVFNAYQAGVGALKLSMKDVTVEKTENLVDQIQELCDTQDEVVQALAGMSINGLAEVDSEELEKELDSLLQDSTKEPLDLPPVPQKPLLPSISDTELEAELEKKDGGLAQKTASTYSEPKRALGLGL; this is encoded by the exons atgaggcAAAAGTTGTTAGTGGGCATAGGGAGCAATATGCTTAGGGACATTGGGAATGCTGCTTTGCGTGAAAGTGCATGGGGCCATATTGTAGTGGGTGCTGGGAGGCCAGTTTGCCAGAAGACTCTGGAGAGGAGGATTAG ACGTGGCAAACTGCAGAGGGAGTCAGACTTCATAGCCAGTGTAGACTGCAGCTGGATCTCATGGGGTGTGGGAATCTTCATTCTGAAGCCCCTGAAATGGACCCTGTCAAGTGTGCTAGGTGACAGTAAAGTgcctgaggaggaggaagtgctTATTTTTGTGGAGCTACTTCAG GAAAAGGCAGAGGAAGTGTATCGCCTCTATCAGAATTCTGCACTCTCTTCCCACCCTGTTGTTGTCCTCTCAGAATTGCGCTCACTCTGTGCTAGCATATGTCCGGATGAGAGGACATTCTATctactgctgctccagctgcagaaGGAAAAGAGAGTCACGGTCATGGAGCAGAATAGAGAGAAG ATAGTGAAGTTTGCCCGAGGTCTGCATGCCAAAGTATCCCCAGTGAATGATGTGGACATCGGGGTCTATCAGCTGATGCAGAGTGAGCAGCTGCTATCACAGAAGGTGGAGTCCCTTTCCCAGGAAGCAGAGag GTGTAAAGAAGATGCCCGGAGCGCTTGTAGAGCTGGCAAAAAGCAGTTG GCACTGAGATATTTGAAGTCCAAGCGAAGGACAGAGCGGCGGATTGAAGAGCTCCTTTCCAAGCTGGATGCAGTTCAGGGCATCTTGGATCGTATATATGCTTCTCAGACAGATCAGATG GTGTTCAATGCCTACCAGGCTGGAGTAGGAGCTCTGAAACTGTCCATGAAAGATGTCACTGTGGAGAAGACAGAGAACCTGGTGGATCAGATTCAGGAG CTTTGTGACACCCAGGATGAAGTTGTTCAGGCTCTGGCAGGAATGTCGATCAATGGCTTGG CAGAGGTTGACAGTGAAGAACTTGAGAAGGAACTGGATAGTCTCCTCCAGGACTCCACTAAAGAGCCTTTGGACCTGCCTCCTGTTCCCCAGAAGCCTCTACTTCCCAGCATCTCTGATACTGAGCTTGAAGCAGAGTTGGAGAAGAAGGATGGAG GTTTGGCACAAAAGACTGCTTCTACATATTCTGAACCCAAAAGAGCTCTGGGACTGGGTCTCTAA
- the LOC127044853 gene encoding D(1) dopamine receptor-like: MRSLGTAGQRELMDGLYLLGAGDGLEMINDTLSKKSWVEDDNSELSLRVVMAALLFLLILSTLLGNTLVCMAVIKFRHLRSKVTNFFVISLAISDLFVAVLVMPWKAVAEVAGFWPFGGFCDVWVAFDIMCSTASILNLCIISVDRYWAISSPFRYERKMTQRVAFIMIGVAWLLSILISFIPVQLRWHKANELLAQQEPGSNFTQGSEENCDSSLNRTYAISSSLISFYIPVAIMIITYTRIFRIAQWQIRRISSLERAVEHAQNCHSNDCPHEASLKNSFKKETKVLKTLSVIMGVFVFCWLPFFVLNCMVPFCNLDLHNPRELPCVSETVFNIFVWFGWANSSLNPIIYAFNADFRRAFATILGCSRLCPSNTVETVNFSNELVSYHHDTTYQKDVVTLSYPHLLPHATLQAEDNELTFDKVSQISQTSHNNHADAVLPAVVHVECEMDISLEKITPFTSSVLD, from the coding sequence ATGAGATCTCTGGGGACAGCAGGACAAAGGGAACTCATGGATGGGCTTTACCTGCTAGGAGCGGGAGATGGGCTGGAGATGATCAATGACACCCTCAGCAAGAAGAGTTGGGTGGAGGACGACAACTCGGAGCTGTCCCTGCGGGTGGTGATGGCtgccctgctcttcctcctcatcctctCCACCTTGCTGGGCAACACCCTAGTGTGCATGGCTGTGATCAAATTCCGGCACTTGCGCTCCAAGGTCACCAACTTCTTTGTCATCTCGCTGGCCATCTCCGACCTGTTCGTGGCCGTGCTGGTGATGCCATGGAAGGCAGTCGCTGAGGTGGCTGGCTTCTGGCCTTTCGGGGGCTTCTGTGATGTCTGGGTGGCCTTTGACATCATGTGCTCCACAGCCTCCATCCTCAACCTGTGCATTATCAGCGTGGACAGGTACTGGGCCATCTCTAGCCCATTCCGCTATGAGAGGAAGATGACCCAGCGGGTGGCTTTCATCATGATTGGGGTGGCTTGGCTGCTCTCCATCTTGATCTCCTTCATCCCTGTGCAGCTGAGGTGGCACAAGGCCAACGAGCTCCTTGCTCAGCAGGAGCCAGGCTCCAACTTCACACAGGGCTCAGAGGAGAACTGCGACTCCAGCCTTAACAGGACCTATGCTATCTCCTCATCCCTCATCAGCTTCTACATCCCCGTTGCCATCATGATCATCACATACACCAGGATCTTCCGCATCGCTCAGTGGCAGATCCGCAGGATCTCCTCTCTGGAGAGAGCTGTGGAGCATGCCCAGAACTGCCACAGCAATGACTGCCCCCACGAGGCCTCCCTGAAGAACTCTTTCAAAAAGGAGACCAAAGTCCTCAAGACCCTCTCCGTCATCATGGGCGTCTTCGTcttctgctggctgcccttcttTGTGCTCAACTGCATGGTGCCCTTCTGCAACCTTGACCTGCACAATCCCAGGGAGTTGCCCTGTGTCAGCGAGACAGTCTTCAACATCTTTGTCTGGTTTGGTTGGGCCAACTCCTCCCTCAACCCCATCATCTACGCCTTCAATGCTGACTTCAGGAGGGCCTTTGCCACCATCCTGGGCTGCAGCCGTCTCTGCCCCAGCAACACTGTGGAGACGGTGAATTTCAGCAACGAGCTGGTCTCCTACCACCATGACACCACCTACCAGAAGGACGTGGTGACCCTCAGCTACCCGCACCTTCTCCCCCATGCCACCCTGCAGGCAGAAGACAATGAGCTGACTTTTGACAAAGTGTCTCAGATCTCCCAGACCTCCCACAACAACCATGCCGATGCCGTCTTGCCAGCCGTGGTCCACGTGGAGTGCGAGATGGATATATCACTGGAGAAGATCACTCCCTTCACCTCCAGTGTGCTGGATTGA
- the CHMP7 gene encoding charged multivesicular body protein 7 isoform X2: protein MGSPAETLPGPAPEGDLPPEWESDEERMAFLFSAFKQSREVNSTEWDSKMGFWAELVLGRGRRRGAVRTCLRELQQAFQRRGSVPLGLGTVLRELLRRGKLQRESDFIASVDCSWISWGVGIFILKPLKWTLSSVLGDSKVPEEEEVLIFVELLQEKAEEVYRLYQNSALSSHPVVVLSELRSLCASICPDERTFYLLLLQLQKEKRVTVMEQNREKIVKFARGLHAKVSPVNDVDIGVYQLMQSEQLLSQKVESLSQEAERCKEDARSACRAGKKQLALRYLKSKRRTERRIEELLSKLDAVQGILDRIYASQTDQMVFNAYQAGVGALKLSMKDVTVEKTENLVDQIQELCDTQDEVVQALAGMSINGLEVDSEELEKELDSLLQDSTKEPLDLPPVPQKPLLPSISDTELEAELEKKDGGLAQKTASTYSEPKRALGLGL, encoded by the exons ATGGGCTCGCCGGCGGAGACGCTTCCCGGGCCGGCCCCGGAGGGGGACCTGCCCCCGGAGTGGGAGTCGGACGAGGAGCGTATGGCCTTCCTGTTCTCGGCCTTCAAGCAGAGCCGGGAGGTGAACAGCACCGAGTGGGACAGCAAGATGGGCTTCTGGGCCGAGCTGGTGCTGGGCCGGGGCCGCCGCCGGGGGGCGGTGCGGACCTGCCTGCGGGAGCTGCAGCAGGCCTTCCAGCGCCGCGGCAGCGTCCCGCTGGGGCTGGGCACCGTGCTCCGCGAGCTGCTCAG ACGTGGCAAACTGCAGAGGGAGTCAGACTTCATAGCCAGTGTAGACTGCAGCTGGATCTCATGGGGTGTGGGAATCTTCATTCTGAAGCCCCTGAAATGGACCCTGTCAAGTGTGCTAGGTGACAGTAAAGTgcctgaggaggaggaagtgctTATTTTTGTGGAGCTACTTCAG GAAAAGGCAGAGGAAGTGTATCGCCTCTATCAGAATTCTGCACTCTCTTCCCACCCTGTTGTTGTCCTCTCAGAATTGCGCTCACTCTGTGCTAGCATATGTCCGGATGAGAGGACATTCTATctactgctgctccagctgcagaaGGAAAAGAGAGTCACGGTCATGGAGCAGAATAGAGAGAAG ATAGTGAAGTTTGCCCGAGGTCTGCATGCCAAAGTATCCCCAGTGAATGATGTGGACATCGGGGTCTATCAGCTGATGCAGAGTGAGCAGCTGCTATCACAGAAGGTGGAGTCCCTTTCCCAGGAAGCAGAGag GTGTAAAGAAGATGCCCGGAGCGCTTGTAGAGCTGGCAAAAAGCAGTTG GCACTGAGATATTTGAAGTCCAAGCGAAGGACAGAGCGGCGGATTGAAGAGCTCCTTTCCAAGCTGGATGCAGTTCAGGGCATCTTGGATCGTATATATGCTTCTCAGACAGATCAGATG GTGTTCAATGCCTACCAGGCTGGAGTAGGAGCTCTGAAACTGTCCATGAAAGATGTCACTGTGGAGAAGACAGAGAACCTGGTGGATCAGATTCAGGAG CTTTGTGACACCCAGGATGAAGTTGTTCAGGCTCTGGCAGGAATGTCGATCAATGGCTTGG AGGTTGACAGTGAAGAACTTGAGAAGGAACTGGATAGTCTCCTCCAGGACTCCACTAAAGAGCCTTTGGACCTGCCTCCTGTTCCCCAGAAGCCTCTACTTCCCAGCATCTCTGATACTGAGCTTGAAGCAGAGTTGGAGAAGAAGGATGGAG GTTTGGCACAAAAGACTGCTTCTACATATTCTGAACCCAAAAGAGCTCTGGGACTGGGTCTCTAA
- the CHMP7 gene encoding charged multivesicular body protein 7 isoform X1 translates to MGSPAETLPGPAPEGDLPPEWESDEERMAFLFSAFKQSREVNSTEWDSKMGFWAELVLGRGRRRGAVRTCLRELQQAFQRRGSVPLGLGTVLRELLRRGKLQRESDFIASVDCSWISWGVGIFILKPLKWTLSSVLGDSKVPEEEEVLIFVELLQEKAEEVYRLYQNSALSSHPVVVLSELRSLCASICPDERTFYLLLLQLQKEKRVTVMEQNREKIVKFARGLHAKVSPVNDVDIGVYQLMQSEQLLSQKVESLSQEAERCKEDARSACRAGKKQLALRYLKSKRRTERRIEELLSKLDAVQGILDRIYASQTDQMVFNAYQAGVGALKLSMKDVTVEKTENLVDQIQELCDTQDEVVQALAGMSINGLAEVDSEELEKELDSLLQDSTKEPLDLPPVPQKPLLPSISDTELEAELEKKDGGLAQKTASTYSEPKRALGLGL, encoded by the exons ATGGGCTCGCCGGCGGAGACGCTTCCCGGGCCGGCCCCGGAGGGGGACCTGCCCCCGGAGTGGGAGTCGGACGAGGAGCGTATGGCCTTCCTGTTCTCGGCCTTCAAGCAGAGCCGGGAGGTGAACAGCACCGAGTGGGACAGCAAGATGGGCTTCTGGGCCGAGCTGGTGCTGGGCCGGGGCCGCCGCCGGGGGGCGGTGCGGACCTGCCTGCGGGAGCTGCAGCAGGCCTTCCAGCGCCGCGGCAGCGTCCCGCTGGGGCTGGGCACCGTGCTCCGCGAGCTGCTCAG ACGTGGCAAACTGCAGAGGGAGTCAGACTTCATAGCCAGTGTAGACTGCAGCTGGATCTCATGGGGTGTGGGAATCTTCATTCTGAAGCCCCTGAAATGGACCCTGTCAAGTGTGCTAGGTGACAGTAAAGTgcctgaggaggaggaagtgctTATTTTTGTGGAGCTACTTCAG GAAAAGGCAGAGGAAGTGTATCGCCTCTATCAGAATTCTGCACTCTCTTCCCACCCTGTTGTTGTCCTCTCAGAATTGCGCTCACTCTGTGCTAGCATATGTCCGGATGAGAGGACATTCTATctactgctgctccagctgcagaaGGAAAAGAGAGTCACGGTCATGGAGCAGAATAGAGAGAAG ATAGTGAAGTTTGCCCGAGGTCTGCATGCCAAAGTATCCCCAGTGAATGATGTGGACATCGGGGTCTATCAGCTGATGCAGAGTGAGCAGCTGCTATCACAGAAGGTGGAGTCCCTTTCCCAGGAAGCAGAGag GTGTAAAGAAGATGCCCGGAGCGCTTGTAGAGCTGGCAAAAAGCAGTTG GCACTGAGATATTTGAAGTCCAAGCGAAGGACAGAGCGGCGGATTGAAGAGCTCCTTTCCAAGCTGGATGCAGTTCAGGGCATCTTGGATCGTATATATGCTTCTCAGACAGATCAGATG GTGTTCAATGCCTACCAGGCTGGAGTAGGAGCTCTGAAACTGTCCATGAAAGATGTCACTGTGGAGAAGACAGAGAACCTGGTGGATCAGATTCAGGAG CTTTGTGACACCCAGGATGAAGTTGTTCAGGCTCTGGCAGGAATGTCGATCAATGGCTTGG CAGAGGTTGACAGTGAAGAACTTGAGAAGGAACTGGATAGTCTCCTCCAGGACTCCACTAAAGAGCCTTTGGACCTGCCTCCTGTTCCCCAGAAGCCTCTACTTCCCAGCATCTCTGATACTGAGCTTGAAGCAGAGTTGGAGAAGAAGGATGGAG GTTTGGCACAAAAGACTGCTTCTACATATTCTGAACCCAAAAGAGCTCTGGGACTGGGTCTCTAA